One segment of Leeia aquatica DNA contains the following:
- the coxB gene encoding cytochrome c oxidase subunit II, translating into MFETMKQRVACTLSLALMSPLAWAADTLPEGNQPGNYPLNLQAPKSGIAEQIFNLHSMMLVVCLAIFFVVFGVMFYSIYAHRKSKGAQAAHFHENHVVEVIWTVIPFVILIALCIPAAKTVIAQKDSSNAAVTVKVTGYQWKWGYNYLDDGIEYVSALATPRDQIDNYDGKSAAKNAHYLLEVEPGTELVVPVGKKVRLLLTANDVIHAWWVPQLGVKQDAIPGFIRDAWFKADAPGIYRGQCAELCGKDHGFMPIVVRALPQADYDKWKADTKARLALAKDDPNKVWALPDLVARGKGVYEANCAACHQASGQGVPGSFPALAGSKVATGPIADHLGIVLKGKAGTAMSAWKQLSDTDIAAVVTYERNAWGNNKGDLLQPAQVKAARQ; encoded by the coding sequence ATGTTTGAAACCATGAAGCAAAGAGTGGCCTGTACGTTATCGCTGGCGTTGATGTCGCCGCTGGCGTGGGCTGCGGACACACTGCCCGAGGGCAATCAGCCCGGCAATTATCCGCTTAACCTGCAAGCGCCGAAATCCGGCATTGCCGAGCAGATTTTCAACCTGCACAGCATGATGCTGGTGGTCTGCCTCGCGATTTTCTTTGTGGTGTTTGGCGTGATGTTCTATTCCATCTACGCCCACCGCAAGTCCAAAGGCGCGCAAGCCGCGCATTTCCACGAAAACCATGTGGTTGAGGTGATCTGGACGGTGATTCCGTTCGTGATCCTCATCGCATTGTGTATTCCCGCAGCCAAAACCGTGATCGCGCAGAAGGACAGCAGCAACGCGGCGGTGACGGTCAAGGTCACGGGTTATCAGTGGAAGTGGGGTTACAACTACCTCGACGATGGCATCGAGTATGTCTCGGCGCTGGCGACCCCGCGTGACCAGATTGATAACTACGACGGCAAGAGCGCTGCCAAGAATGCCCACTACCTGCTGGAAGTGGAGCCGGGTACGGAGCTGGTGGTGCCGGTTGGCAAGAAGGTGCGCCTGCTGCTGACCGCCAACGACGTGATTCACGCCTGGTGGGTGCCGCAACTGGGTGTGAAGCAGGATGCCATCCCGGGCTTCATCCGTGATGCCTGGTTCAAGGCAGATGCGCCGGGGATCTACCGCGGTCAGTGTGCTGAGCTCTGTGGCAAGGATCATGGCTTCATGCCGATTGTGGTGCGTGCCTTGCCGCAAGCGGATTACGACAAATGGAAGGCGGACACCAAGGCGCGCCTGGCCTTGGCCAAGGACGACCCGAACAAGGTATGGGCCTTGCCGGATCTGGTGGCGCGGGGCAAAGGGGTGTACGAAGCCAACTGTGCCGCTTGCCATCAGGCCAGTGGCCAGGGTGTGCCGGGTAGCTTCCCGGCACTGGCAGGCTCCAAGGTGGCAACCGGCCCGATCGCAGACCATCTGGGAATCGTGCTGAAAGGCAAGGCGGGTACGGCCATGTCAGCCTGGAAGCAACTGTCCGATACCGATATTGCGGCGGTGGTAACGTATGAGCGCAATGCCTGGGGCAACAACAAGGGTGACCTGTTGCAGCCTGCCCAGGTGAAGGCTGCTCGCCAGTAA
- the bioD gene encoding dethiobiotin synthase produces MKGAAFFVTGTDTEVGKTFSSVRLMHGLRAHGLQVLGMKPVASGALVDGEGRYSEDARALAEAASSVQPMSWVNPYLFGPPISPHLAAHEAGVEIDLALLADHLQQLRQQADVVLVEGAGGWLAPLTDTLFMRDLALQLQLPVVLVVGMRLGCLNHALLSVESIRASGAPLLGWVANQLDPVMRHAEANLATLRQHIPAPCLGVLPWQAPPASPLQLQPLLQALLQD; encoded by the coding sequence ATGAAAGGTGCTGCCTTTTTCGTGACCGGCACCGATACCGAAGTCGGCAAGACCTTCAGCTCGGTGCGATTGATGCATGGCTTGCGCGCGCATGGCCTGCAGGTGCTGGGCATGAAGCCGGTTGCCAGTGGCGCACTGGTCGATGGTGAGGGGCGCTACAGTGAAGACGCCCGCGCGCTGGCAGAGGCCGCAAGTTCCGTGCAGCCGATGTCGTGGGTCAACCCTTATTTGTTTGGTCCACCGATTTCGCCGCATCTGGCGGCACACGAGGCGGGCGTCGAGATTGATCTGGCTTTGCTGGCGGACCACCTGCAGCAATTGCGCCAGCAGGCGGATGTGGTGCTGGTGGAAGGTGCGGGCGGCTGGCTAGCGCCCCTCACCGATACCTTGTTCATGCGTGATCTCGCGCTGCAGCTACAGTTGCCGGTGGTGCTGGTGGTCGGCATGCGGCTGGGCTGTCTGAACCATGCGCTGCTGTCGGTTGAATCCATTCGTGCCAGTGGCGCACCGCTATTGGGCTGGGTCGCCAATCAGCTGGACCCTGTCATGCGCCATGCCGAGGCCAACCTGGCCACCTTGCGCCAGCACATCCCTGCCCCTTGCCTGGGCGTACTACCGTGGCAGGCGCCCCCCGCTTCTCCTTTGCAACTGCAGCCGTTACTGCAGGCACTACTGCAAGATTAA
- the bioC gene encoding malonyl-ACP O-methyltransferase BioC, which produces MPEVFQPEKRLMRRAFERAADSYDAAAVLQREVCDRMAERLDYIKHQPHRVLDAGSGTGYGSGLLRTTYPKAQVLELDIAHSMLLAARRKQGLLKRWLAPAPALCADIERLPLQADSVDMIWSNLAIQWVTDLDQAFAEFHRVLRPEGLLMFSTLGPDTLRELRQAFAGLDGHTHVNRFIDMHDIGDGLVRNGFATPVMDMEYLTLTYDDVRAVMQDLKAIGAHNVTHGRPQGLMGKQRWQQVLRNYEQLRQDGKLPATYEVVYGHAWKPQPRPARQLPDGRQVIDFHPRGSRG; this is translated from the coding sequence ATGCCTGAAGTGTTCCAGCCTGAAAAACGCCTGATGCGGCGCGCTTTTGAGCGTGCGGCGGATAGCTATGATGCCGCCGCAGTATTGCAGCGGGAGGTGTGTGACCGCATGGCCGAGCGGCTGGATTACATCAAGCATCAGCCGCACCGGGTGCTGGATGCCGGTTCCGGCACCGGCTATGGCAGCGGCCTGCTACGCACCACCTATCCCAAGGCGCAGGTGCTGGAGCTGGACATTGCCCACAGCATGCTGCTGGCGGCGCGTCGCAAGCAAGGCTTGCTGAAGCGCTGGCTGGCCCCCGCTCCGGCCTTGTGTGCCGACATTGAGCGCCTGCCCCTGCAGGCGGACAGCGTGGACATGATCTGGTCCAACCTCGCCATCCAGTGGGTGACGGACCTGGACCAGGCGTTTGCCGAGTTTCACCGGGTATTGCGGCCAGAAGGCCTGCTGATGTTTTCCACGCTGGGGCCGGACACCCTGCGTGAGTTGCGACAAGCCTTTGCCGGGCTAGACGGGCATACCCACGTCAACCGTTTTATCGACATGCACGATATCGGCGACGGCCTGGTCCGCAATGGCTTTGCCACGCCGGTTATGGACATGGAGTATCTGACGCTCACCTACGATGATGTGCGTGCGGTGATGCAGGACCTCAAGGCCATCGGTGCGCACAATGTGACCCACGGGCGCCCACAGGGCCTGATGGGTAAGCAGCGCTGGCAGCAGGTGCTGCGTAATTACGAGCAGCTGCGGCAGGATGGCAAGCTGCCCGCCACCTACGAAGTGGTGTATGGGCATGCCTGGAAGCCGCAGCCCCGACCTGCCAGACAGCTGCCCGATGGGCGGCAGGTGATTGACTTCCACCCGCGCGGGTCACGCGGATGA
- the bioH gene encoding pimeloyl-ACP methyl ester esterase BioH, with protein MIRVDSHGTGPDLVLLHGWGMHGGVWGEFVSRLSAFARVHVVDLPGHGHSALCTPYTVASLTEAILDAVPEQAMWLGWSLGGMLALQAAATRPQRVTRLGLMASSPCFMQQPDWPCAMPEAVLQQFVDRLQADTAATVQQFLALQALGSPEARRQVQQLRHSLHERPLASAEALAAGLQLLRDSDLRPLLPAVKQPTVLLYGERDTLVPIGAAHWLQTQLPQARSLLLPQSAHAPFLTHGRECAALIREVLYA; from the coding sequence ATGATACGGGTCGATAGCCACGGTACCGGTCCCGATCTGGTGCTGTTGCACGGCTGGGGCATGCACGGTGGGGTGTGGGGAGAGTTCGTATCCCGGTTGAGTGCGTTTGCCCGCGTGCATGTGGTGGATTTGCCGGGGCATGGTCATTCCGCCTTGTGCACCCCCTACACGGTGGCGAGCCTGACTGAGGCTATTCTGGATGCCGTGCCGGAACAGGCCATGTGGCTGGGCTGGTCGCTGGGTGGCATGCTGGCCTTGCAGGCAGCAGCTACCCGTCCACAGCGGGTCACGCGCCTGGGTCTGATGGCCAGCTCGCCGTGCTTCATGCAGCAGCCCGATTGGCCGTGTGCCATGCCGGAGGCAGTGCTGCAGCAGTTTGTGGACCGGCTGCAGGCGGATACCGCTGCCACCGTGCAGCAGTTTCTGGCCTTGCAGGCGCTGGGTAGCCCGGAGGCACGCCGCCAGGTGCAGCAGCTGCGCCACAGCCTGCATGAGCGGCCCCTGGCGAGTGCCGAGGCGTTGGCAGCGGGTTTGCAACTGCTGCGTGACAGCGATTTGCGACCGCTGCTGCCTGCCGTGAAGCAGCCCACTGTCCTGCTGTACGGTGAGCGCGATACGCTGGTGCCGATCGGGGCGGCGCACTGGCTGCAGACACAGTTGCCGCAGGCACGCAGCCTGCTGCTGCCCCAGTCGGCGCATGCGCCGTTTTTGACCCATGGCCGTGAGTGTGCGGCATTGATTCGTGAAGTGTTGTATGCCTGA
- the bioF gene encoding 8-amino-7-oxononanoate synthase, translated as MATAESPFAAFAAELDELSAQQLRRQRRTRTTPADTHIVADGRAVLSFCSNDYLGLAHHPLLIDAAKQALDESGLGGAASHLVSGHHLQHARLEQRLQAFTGWPALSFATGYAANVGIIPALVGREDAIFADRLNHASLNDGCLLSRATFRRFAHQDLNQLATLLATTPARRRLIVVDGVYSMDGDLAPLPELLALAEQYDAWLYVDDAHGLGVLGEHGRGCAEYWGLHHPRLIQLLTFGKAAGVQGAAVCGDALLIDWLLNRCRSYIYTTASPPALAAALCVSLDLIEGGQQRRETLRAHIRQLREGCADLPWTLLPSETAIQPLRVGSNEETQKLADRLWQRGLWVPGIRPPTVPVGQGRLRISLSAAHTEDDIRLLLEGLHACAREWQGGTPDYDSAAHSSRLTTGAD; from the coding sequence ATGGCCACCGCTGAGTCACCGTTCGCCGCATTTGCGGCGGAGCTGGATGAATTGTCGGCGCAGCAGCTGCGCCGTCAGCGCCGCACCCGCACCACCCCGGCTGATACCCACATTGTGGCGGACGGGCGGGCGGTACTGTCGTTCTGCAGCAATGACTATCTGGGGCTGGCACACCACCCCCTGCTGATCGACGCCGCCAAGCAGGCTCTGGACGAATCCGGCTTGGGCGGCGCGGCCTCACATCTGGTCAGCGGCCATCACTTGCAGCATGCCCGCCTGGAGCAGCGGCTACAGGCGTTTACCGGTTGGCCCGCGCTCAGTTTTGCCACCGGCTATGCCGCCAATGTGGGCATCATCCCGGCGCTGGTCGGGCGTGAGGACGCCATCTTTGCCGATCGCCTCAACCATGCCTCGCTAAACGATGGCTGCCTGCTGTCCCGCGCCACCTTTCGCCGCTTTGCCCATCAGGACCTGAACCAGCTGGCCACACTGCTGGCCACCACACCTGCCCGGCGACGGCTGATTGTGGTCGATGGCGTCTACAGCATGGATGGCGATCTGGCTCCGCTACCAGAGTTGCTGGCGCTGGCCGAGCAATATGATGCCTGGCTGTATGTGGACGATGCCCACGGCCTAGGGGTGCTGGGCGAGCACGGGCGAGGTTGCGCGGAATACTGGGGCCTGCATCACCCGCGCTTGATCCAGTTGCTGACCTTTGGCAAGGCGGCAGGGGTGCAAGGGGCGGCGGTATGCGGTGATGCTCTGCTGATCGACTGGTTGCTGAACCGTTGCCGCAGCTACATCTACACCACGGCATCGCCACCGGCGCTGGCTGCCGCGCTGTGCGTAAGCCTGGACCTGATCGAAGGTGGCCAGCAGCGGCGAGAGACCTTGCGCGCCCACATTCGGCAGCTGCGAGAGGGGTGTGCGGACCTGCCGTGGACCTTGCTGCCATCGGAAACGGCGATTCAGCCGCTGCGGGTGGGCAGTAACGAAGAGACGCAGAAGCTGGCGGATCGCCTGTGGCAACGCGGGCTGTGGGTGCCCGGCATTCGTCCGCCAACGGTCCCGGTGGGGCAGGGGCGTTTACGCATTTCGCTCAGCGCGGCGCATACCGAAGACGATATTCGCCTGCTGCTGGAAGGGCTGCACGCCTGCGCCCGGGAGTGGCAGGGTGGAACGCCGGATTATGATTCCGCTGCTCATTCATCCCGGCTGACCACGGGGGCAGATTGA
- the bioB gene encoding biotin synthase BioB, with protein MSQHTLHFQTLTPLQAHPEVDRFTAEDVQALLDLPFNDLLFQAQTVHRQHFDPNVVQLSTLLSIKTGGCSEDCSYCPQSAMHDAGVDNQPMLQLDEVLSAAKAAKAAGAGRFCMGAAWRGPGQEELTPVIEMVKAVKALGLETCATLGMLQKGQAEQLRDAGLDYYNHNLDTAPEKYGDIISSRDYEDRLDTLNKVRQAGINVCSGGIVGMGETRLERAGLLAQLANLEPQPESVPINNLVQVEGTPLHGTDALDWTEFVRTIAVARILMPRSHVRLSAGRQAMPEAMQALCFMAGANSIFYGDKLLTTGNPEVSRDQALLTKLNMRPQQFEMSHCHDDEDDQTSPTGGCGCGHGHR; from the coding sequence ATGAGCCAGCATACCCTGCATTTCCAGACCCTGACCCCGCTGCAAGCACATCCTGAGGTGGACCGTTTCACTGCCGAAGACGTGCAGGCACTGCTTGACCTGCCTTTCAACGATCTGCTGTTTCAGGCGCAGACCGTTCACCGTCAGCACTTTGACCCCAATGTGGTACAGCTGTCCACCCTGCTGTCGATCAAGACCGGTGGCTGCTCTGAGGATTGCAGCTACTGTCCGCAGTCGGCCATGCACGACGCGGGGGTGGACAATCAGCCGATGTTGCAGCTGGACGAGGTATTGAGCGCGGCCAAAGCTGCCAAGGCAGCCGGGGCCGGGCGCTTCTGCATGGGCGCGGCCTGGCGCGGGCCGGGCCAGGAAGAGCTGACGCCGGTGATCGAAATGGTCAAGGCGGTAAAGGCGCTGGGGCTGGAAACCTGTGCCACGCTCGGCATGCTGCAAAAAGGCCAGGCCGAGCAGCTGCGGGATGCGGGGCTCGACTATTACAACCACAATCTGGATACCGCGCCGGAAAAGTACGGCGACATCATCAGCAGCCGCGACTATGAAGACCGGCTGGATACCCTCAACAAGGTGCGTCAGGCCGGCATCAACGTCTGTAGTGGCGGCATCGTCGGCATGGGCGAAACCCGGCTGGAACGGGCCGGGCTGCTGGCACAGCTGGCTAATCTGGAGCCACAGCCGGAATCGGTGCCGATCAACAATCTGGTGCAGGTGGAAGGCACCCCGTTGCACGGTACCGATGCACTGGACTGGACCGAGTTTGTGCGCACCATCGCGGTGGCGCGTATCTTGATGCCGCGCAGCCATGTCCGCCTGTCTGCGGGTCGGCAGGCCATGCCGGAGGCCATGCAGGCGCTGTGCTTCATGGCGGGGGCCAACTCGATTTTCTATGGTGACAAGCTGTTGACCACCGGAAACCCGGAAGTCAGCCGCGATCAGGCGCTGCTGACCAAGCTGAACATGCGCCCGCAACAGTTTGAGATGAGCCACTGCCACGACGACGAGGACGACCAGACCTCACCGACCGGCGGCTGTGGCTGTGGCCATGGCCACCGCTGA
- a CDS encoding ComF family protein yields MIHRFKYRQRWADARLLARLMLEDVPDWPAGTLLLPIPLHPHRLRERGYNQAALLARHLARTLQLPSSLTALQRERDTLQQQGLSRQERQRNLKGAFHVDGSQVAGRCVVLVDDVMTTGSTLDTASRALLRAGARQVEGWVLARAL; encoded by the coding sequence TTGATTCACCGCTTCAAGTATCGGCAGCGCTGGGCGGATGCCCGCCTGTTGGCCCGGTTGATGCTGGAGGACGTACCGGACTGGCCTGCGGGTACCCTGCTGTTGCCCATCCCGCTGCATCCACACCGTTTGCGCGAGCGAGGCTATAATCAGGCCGCCCTGCTCGCTCGCCACCTGGCGCGTACCTTGCAGCTGCCCAGTAGCTTGACTGCCTTGCAACGGGAACGCGACACGCTACAACAGCAAGGCTTGTCACGCCAGGAGCGACAACGTAACCTCAAAGGGGCCTTCCACGTGGATGGCAGCCAAGTGGCCGGGCGCTGCGTGGTATTGGTCGACGACGTGATGACCACCGGCAGCACGCTGGACACCGCCAGTCGGGCCCTGCTGCGGGCAGGCGCACGTCAGGTCGAGGGCTGGGTTCTGGCCCGCGCCTTGTAA
- a CDS encoding cupin domain-containing protein: protein MSHPAIIQPDAIRDADDSSYPGSRELHGIGANFGQHFGLQRLGIHHELLPPGRRTSRPHAEADEEEFVYVLSGAPDVWLDGELHRLQPGEAVGFPAGTGLAHTFINNTDEMVTLLVVGEKVPGCRVHYPLHPDYNQTIGERHWTPPARPLGPHDGLPDALRANPVD from the coding sequence ATGAGCCACCCCGCCATCATTCAACCTGATGCCATCCGTGATGCAGATGACAGCAGCTATCCCGGCAGCCGCGAGCTGCATGGCATTGGGGCCAACTTCGGCCAGCATTTCGGCCTGCAGCGGCTGGGCATCCATCACGAGCTGCTGCCGCCCGGCCGCCGCACTTCACGACCGCACGCCGAGGCCGACGAGGAAGAATTCGTTTATGTGCTGAGCGGCGCACCCGATGTCTGGCTGGATGGCGAGCTGCACCGCCTGCAGCCGGGCGAGGCGGTGGGCTTCCCGGCAGGCACCGGGCTGGCACACACCTTCATCAACAATACCGACGAGATGGTGACGCTGCTGGTAGTCGGCGAAAAAGTACCCGGCTGTCGGGTGCATTACCCGCTACACCCGGACTACAACCAGACCATTGGCGAGCGTCACTGGACACCCCCCGCCCGTCCGCTGGGCCCCCACGATGGGCTGCCGGACGCCCTGCGCGCCAACCCGGTGGATTAA
- a CDS encoding tRNA (cytidine(34)-2'-O)-methyltransferase, protein MFHIVLFNPEIPPNTGNVIRLAANTGCQLHLVEPLGFPLEDAKLRRAGLDYHEYARMQVHPDWASCKAALGERRCFAFTTKGSHCFSEVAFQPEDVFVFGPETRGLPAELLQEFAPAERLRLPMLPTSRSMNLSNTVAITVFEAWRQHDFGGHR, encoded by the coding sequence ATGTTCCATATTGTCCTGTTCAACCCCGAAATTCCGCCGAATACCGGTAATGTGATCCGGCTGGCCGCCAACACCGGCTGCCAGCTTCATCTGGTCGAGCCTCTGGGTTTTCCGCTGGAAGACGCCAAGCTGCGCCGCGCCGGGCTGGACTACCACGAGTACGCCCGCATGCAGGTGCACCCGGACTGGGCAAGCTGCAAGGCGGCATTGGGCGAGCGGCGCTGCTTTGCCTTCACTACCAAGGGCAGCCACTGCTTCAGTGAAGTCGCGTTCCAGCCGGAAGATGTATTCGTGTTTGGCCCGGAAACCCGTGGCCTGCCTGCCGAACTGCTGCAGGAATTTGCCCCGGCTGAGCGCCTGCGCTTGCCGATGCTGCCGACCAGCCGCAGCATGAACCTGTCCAACACCGTGGCGATCACAGTGTTCGAGGCCTGGCGACAGCACGATTTCGGCGGACATCGCTGA